A single candidate division SR1 bacterium Aalborg_AAW-1 DNA region contains:
- the csp gene encoding Cold shock protein has translation MQQGTIKFYNEDKGFGFITYDGGDIFFHIRQCEEGYLPAQDHAVSFEIGQGRDGRDSAINVAPIEAEGEAA, from the coding sequence ATGCAACAAGGTACAATCAAATTTTACAATGAAGACAAAGGATTTGGATTCATTACTTATGATGGTGGTGATATTTTCTTTCACATTAGACAATGTGAAGAAGGATATCTTCCTGCTCAAGATCATGCAGTTTCTTTCGAAATTGGTCAAGGTAGAGACGGTCGTGATTCAGCTATCAATGTAGCTCCGATTGAGGCTGAAGGAGAAGCAGCATAG
- a CDS encoding putative ABC transporter ATP-binding protein codes for MYYLQVKELAYRYHTRQIIDGVDFSIQKGQKIALIARNGMGKTTLLNIIAGKLECTHGEVARNKACRVGFLEQKTELPDTMIVQDRFEQHEVDDEHYHDREHGVRLDKITRELDIRTLLTQAWGTLSGGEQKKVALAKILIDEPDVLILDEPTNHLDLDMINWLEDYLSQKNLTLLMVTHDRYFLERVCTDIVELDRGKLYTYSGNYSDYLLKKSERLQKEHKDMHNLKQLYRRELAWVKKAPRARETKSVKRTKDFFELQDTFKSKSTDYRDNNKKIEITAVDKSEQRMLGNKILIMKGIVKSFGDKKILSDFSHEFRFGERIGILGRNGVGKTTFLNIVVGEEECDKGKRELSEHVEFGYYTQKIVFPSHVKVLEYAKSVADWMTIGKEKISTTKLLERFLFSPAQQQQWIHDLSGGEQRRLSLLVTLMRKPNFLILDEPTNDLDIDTMNALEDFLLGYEGCLVVISHDRYFMDKIADRIFSFEGEGKVEDFQGSYSRYVEWKIKNEQGKNNNEQLLPVIPMHEASEDGMTTLPPKKGLTKDEKKELERLMKQIAKGEERKHEINTIFQTQQLSHGELKELGKELQHLSADLEEKEMRWMELSEFVS; via the coding sequence ATGTATTACCTCCAAGTTAAAGAACTCGCTTATAGATATCATACTCGTCAGATTATCGATGGAGTAGATTTTTCGATCCAGAAAGGTCAGAAAATAGCGCTTATTGCTCGTAACGGTATGGGTAAAACAACCCTGCTTAATATCATCGCTGGGAAACTGGAATGTACTCATGGAGAAGTCGCACGAAATAAAGCATGTCGTGTCTGATTCCTCGAACAGAAAACAGAGCTTCCTGATACGATGATCGTACAGGATCGGTTTGAACAGCACGAAGTAGATGATGAACATTATCATGATCGAGAACATGGTGTACGTTTGGATAAGATTACGCGTGAATTAGATATTAGAACTTTACTAACACAAGCATGGTGAACACTGTCTGGTGGTGAACAGAAGAAAGTTGCTTTGGCTAAGATTTTGATCGATGAGCCGGATGTTTTGATCCTGGATGAACCGACCAACCACCTCGATCTGGATATGATCAACTGGCTGGAAGACTATCTGAGTCAGAAAAATCTTACTTTACTTATGGTTACGCATGACAGATATTTCCTCGAGCGTGTCTGTACGGATATTGTAGAACTGGATAGAGGAAAATTGTATACCTATTCGGGAAATTATTCTGATTATCTGTTGAAAAAATCTGAGAGACTGCAAAAAGAACATAAAGATATGCATAATCTCAAGCAGCTATATCGTAGAGAATTGGCATGGGTAAAGAAAGCTCCTAGAGCCAGAGAAACTAAATCGGTAAAAAGAACAAAAGACTTTTTTGAATTACAAGATACTTTCAAATCGAAATCAACAGACTATAGAGATAATAATAAAAAAATAGAGATCACTGCGGTAGATAAAAGTGAACAAAGAATGTTAGGAAATAAAATATTGATCATGAAAGGGATTGTGAAAAGTTTTGGAGATAAAAAAATATTGTCTGACTTCTCGCATGAGTTCCGTTTCGGTGAACGTATCGGTATCCTGGGTAGGAATGGAGTCGGGAAGACAACCTTTTTGAATATTGTGGTAGGAGAAGAGGAATGTGATAAAGGAAAAAGAGAATTATCAGAGCATGTAGAGTTTGGATATTATACGCAGAAGATTGTTTTCCCTTCTCATGTGAAGGTATTGGAATATGCGAAGTCAGTTGCTGATTGGATGACGATAGGAAAAGAAAAGATATCGACGACGAAATTATTGGAAAGATTTCTCTTTTCTCCTGCGCAGCAACAGCAATGGATTCATGATCTCTCGTGATGAGAACAGAGGAGATTGTCTCTGTTAGTTACCTTGATGAGAAAACCAAATTTCTTGATCCTCGACGAGCCGACCAATGATCTGGATATTGACACGATGAATGCTTTGGAAGATTTCTTACTATGATATGAATGATGTCTGGTCGTGATTTCTCACGATAGATATTTTATGGATAAGATAGCGGATAGGATATTTTCATTTGAAGGTGAAGGAAAAGTTGAAGATTTTCAGGGAAGTTATAGTAGGTATGTAGAATGGAAGATAAAAAATGAACAATGAAAAAATAATAATGAACAATTATTGCCAGTTATTCCTATGCATGAAGCGAGTGAAGATGGAATGACAACACTGCCACCAAAAAAGTGACTAACCAAAGATGAAAAGAAAGAACTTGAAAGACTCATGAAACAGATTGCAAAAGGAGAAGAGAGAAAACATGAGATCAATACCATCTTCCAGACGCAACAACTTTCTCATGGAGAACTGAAGGAACTATGAAAAGAATTACAACATCTCTCTGCTGATCTCGAAGAAAAAGAGATGAGATGGATGGAATTGAGTGAGTTTGTGAGTTAA
- the ssb gene encoding Single-stranded DNA-binding protein, producing the protein MDLNKVLLIGRATDTSETKRIESNDSSVVNFVIATNRKFKNKDGNLQEEAEYHRCVAYGNSADVLGKYLHKGKRIYIEGRLRTRKWTDNAGLTKYSTEVIVTHFIFLDSKSSEDEGGHIEENYDIDSSILDEEVPF; encoded by the coding sequence ATGGATTTGAACAAAGTATTACTGATCGGAAGAGCAACGGATACCTCAGAAACGAAGAGAATTGAAAGCAATGATTCAAGTGTAGTTAATTTCGTCATCGCTACAAACAGAAAATTCAAAAACAAAGATGGAAATCTCCAAGAAGAAGCTGAATATCATAGATGTGTAGCCTATGGAAACAGTGCTGATGTCCTTGGTAAATATCTTCATAAGGGGAAAAGAATTTATATTGAAGGAAGACTAAGAACCAGAAAATGGACCGATAATGCTGGTCTAACAAAATATTCTACAGAAGTCATCGTAACCCACTTTATCTTCTTGGATTCAAAATCATCAGAAGATGAATGAGGGCATATTGAAGAAAACTATGATATCGATAGTAGTATTTTAGACGAAGAAGTACCATTCTAG
- a CDS encoding GIY-YIG nuclease superfamily protein, which produces MRHTYILLCSDNTLYTGISTDIDRRILEHNTSHLGAKYTRSRRPVQLVRSQSFATKSLASAEEYRIKQMKRLQKLEFINTQ; this is translated from the coding sequence ATGCGACATACCTATATTCTCCTCTGTTCAGATAACACACTCTACACTGGCATATCGACAGATATAGACAGAAGAATTTTAGAACATAATACGTCCCATCTCTGAGCAAAATATACACGCTCTCGCAGACCCGTCCAACTCGTCCGATCACAGTCATTTGCAACCAAATCCCTTGCATCAGCAGAAGAATATCGCATAAAACAGATGAAAAGGTTACAAAAACTAGAATTTATAAATACTCAATAA
- a CDS encoding DNA recombination-mediator protein A has protein sequence MKSSKREMIQKIIDHGGLVLSEFKLDKGPERYTFPQRNRIVAGLSDMVFVPEATMKSGSLITVDFARSMHKDVYGAPGSIFSPTSQGLGHYMQQGLVKPVVDIDEMLGQYFGKITSLQPLCPGWDSSIAGRVAISGSFQEESSEVIVILQKNPDGLALNALVSQTGLGIEEVMSHLSVAEVMGKVVNDGVVWRII, from the coding sequence ATGAAAAGTAGCAAAAGAGAAATGATCCAAAAAATTATTGATCACGGATGACTTGTATTGTCTGAGTTTAAACTTGATAAATGACCTGAAAGATATACGTTTCCTCAACGTAACCGTATTGTGGCTTGACTCTCAGATATGGTATTTGTGCCAGAAGCTACTATGAAATCTGGTAGTCTAATCACGGTAGACTTTGCTCGTAGTATGCATAAGGATGTATATGGAGCGCCTTGAAGTATATTCTCACCGACATCACAAGGATTGGGACATTATATGCAACAGTGATTAGTGAAACCCGTTGTAGATATTGATGAAATGCTGGGTCAGTATTTTGGGAAGATCACCTCACTCCAACCCCTCTGCCCTTGATGGGATTCATCCATTGCTGGAAGAGTGGCTATTTCTTGAAGTTTTCAGGAAGAGAGTAGTGAGGTGATTGTAATCTTACAAAAAAATCCTGACTGACTAGCATTGAATGCCTTGGTTAGTCAGACAGGATTGGGGATAGAGGAAGTGATGTCACATCTCAGTGTTGCTGAAGTGATGGGGAAGGTCGTGAATGATGGAGTGGTTTGGAGGATAATATAG
- the rny gene encoding Ribonuclease Y — MDFTTIIAAIAGLGIGGAAGFYGYKKTLTEKALAFKAKMENIKHIEEERMEQLRKKEEDLLTQSRKKAEEIIARGEEKALRIEENAEKDIIRTQEKLEKIEERLLEKEDKLDEKKEQLEGEKEKLAQQFKQAELLVQEQAEKLSQIAQLSTSEAKQELLNIIRTTEEKEITEFVEKYRTIKKEEADKEAMQIIARVMPRLAAESVGEFTSELVDIPDESYKGKLIGREGRNINFFEKVTGVELIVDDTPGVVRISCYEHEKRFIASTALKRLLKDGRINPFYIEKFFHDVTNEFDDIVLDKGKEALSILNIPMMNPDVVHYIGRFFFRYSYGQNLWNHSIEVAKIAEGIASEMGEDALLAKKAGLLHDIGKVIAENGESHTAVGADALRKFEMHDWIINAAESHHYDVPMTNLISWIVTAADGISASRPGARFNTKDFFIEKMGELEKLIMNIDGVHKVHIMQAGREIMVYVNPSKVTDTDIPAIIKTIGAKIESQLDYPGIIRMVVMRENKIVEYLR, encoded by the coding sequence ATGGATTTTACAACAATTATCGCAGCCATCGCCTGACTGGGTATCGGATGAGCAGCTGGTTTCTATGGATACAAAAAAACACTTACTGAAAAAGCTCTTGCCTTCAAAGCAAAAATGGAAAATATCAAACATATTGAAGAAGAGCGTATGGAACAACTGCGTAAAAAAGAAGAAGACCTCCTAACACAATCACGTAAAAAAGCTGAAGAAATCATAGCAAGAGGTGAAGAAAAAGCTCTAAGAATAGAAGAAAATGCTGAAAAAGATATCATAAGAACACAAGAAAAACTTGAAAAAATTGAAGAAAGATTACTCGAAAAAGAAGATAAACTCGATGAAAAAAAAGAACAACTTGAATGAGAAAAAGAAAAACTAGCCCAACAATTTAAACAAGCTGAACTTCTTGTTCAAGAGCAGGCGGAAAAACTCAGTCAGATTGCACAACTTTCTACTTCTGAAGCTAAACAAGAGTTACTCAATATCATCAGAACAACAGAAGAAAAAGAAATTACAGAATTTGTCGAAAAATATCGCACTATCAAAAAAGAAGAAGCCGATAAAGAAGCAATGCAAATTATTGCAAGAGTAATGCCTCGTCTTGCAGCTGAGTCAGTAGGAGAATTTACGTCAGAATTGGTTGATATTCCAGATGAAAGTTACAAAGGAAAATTAATTGGAAGAGAAGGAAGAAATATTAATTTCTTTGAAAAAGTAACAGGTGTAGAATTGATCGTTGACGATACTCCTGGTGTAGTAAGAATTTCCTGTTATGAACATGAAAAAAGATTTATCGCTTCTACTGCCTTGAAGAGATTACTCAAAGACGGACGTATCAATCCATTCTATATCGAAAAGTTTTTTCATGATGTCACGAATGAATTTGATGACATCGTTCTTGATAAAGGTAAGGAAGCTCTCAGTATTCTCAATATACCTATGATGAATCCTGATGTTGTACATTATATTGGAAGATTTTTCTTTAGATATAGTTATGGTCAAAATCTTTGGAACCACAGTATAGAAGTAGCAAAAATTGCTGAAGGTATCGCGAGTGAAATGGGAGAGGATGCATTATTAGCTAAGAAGGCAGGGTTACTTCATGATATTGGTAAAGTTATTGCAGAAAATGGAGAATCTCATACTGCTGTAGGAGCTGATGCACTAAGAAAATTTGAAATGCATGACTGGATTATCAATGCTGCAGAATCACATCACTATGATGTCCCTATGACGAATTTAATATCCTGGATTGTTACAGCTGCTGATGGTATTTCAGCTTCTCGTCCTGGAGCAAGATTCAATACCAAAGACTTCTTTATAGAGAAGATGGGGGAACTTGAAAAACTTATTATGAATATTGATGGCGTACACAAAGTACATATCATGCAAGCAGGTAGAGAAATTATGGTATATGTAAATCCTAGTAAAGTCACAGATACAGATATACCTGCTATTATTAAAACAATATGAGCAAAAATAGAGTCTCAGCTTGACTATCCTGGTATCATCAGAATGGTGGTAATGAGAGAAAATAAAATTGTTGAATATTTAAGATAG
- the sipT gene encoding Signal peptidase I T, with protein sequence MPTNNPIKILLLELFDLLSYVVFVGGIVFFVRFFLINPFNVVGSSMYPTIHDKDFILVDKISHRFTEYKRGDIIVFVPPGKTDPYVKRIIGLPGETVTVRDNVVQICKTGSDECFALDDKFLPAETYTTASCGKDTFEVTTGYFVMGDNRSGSTDSRCCFGLQCFEHTNYLVPNDYIIGKVVLRLYPDMTTFANPFQ encoded by the coding sequence ATGCCAACCAATAATCCTATAAAAATCCTTCTTCTCGAACTCTTTGACCTCCTTAGTTATGTGGTTTTTGTAGGGGGTATTGTCTTTTTTGTAAGATTTTTTCTCATCAACCCATTTAATGTTGTAGGATCGAGTATGTACCCGACAATTCATGATAAAGATTTCATACTTGTGGACAAGATATCACATAGATTTACTGAATATAAAAGAGGTGATATTATCGTCTTTGTTCCTCCAGGAAAAACTGACCCGTATGTAAAAAGAATTATCTGACTACCATGAGAGACAGTTACTGTTCGTGACAATGTAGTTCAAATCTGTAAAACCTGATCAGATGAATGTTTTGCGCTCGATGATAAGTTCCTACCAGCCGAAACCTACACAACAGCAAGCTGTGGGAAAGATACCTTTGAGGTAACAACAGGATATTTTGTAATGGGAGATAATAGGTCAGGTAGCACTGATTCAAGATGTTGTTTTGGATTACAATGTTTTGAGCATACAAACTATCTTGTACCTAATGACTATATTATTGGTAAAGTAGTACTGAGACTCTATCCAGACATGACAACATTCGCTAATCCATTTCAATAA
- a CDS encoding AAA-like domain protein, with product MNSGGANTTQGSLVFLQIKPLRENERGIDYRLTFLRNISPLSGTVQFFVSGNNTNIQLFIACDRKNLAFIENMFYASYPDSELIIVSQAPTIAHEYLSFTKQTTFRDTDSYVQGGTYKSPFHDLLSLFNTVDVKSKLTLHFTLQFKKEKSSLDKAIEITKKVLFGGKKKESGEEKNTVVIESIEKIKPELWGRIGIAISSSDLVMKNAIRDQFSLSLKSFMTDGKAIFKTTPTPFIPLLRSQITNFFHIPTMQHFTKALDYAVYRKLPYPYPLPTEANTSKDEFTLIGTTDYRNDKIPFGMIEEDKFRHMYIVGKTGTGKSTYLSNLIANDIKNGKGIGLLDPHGELVETVLEHIPSHRTNDVILFDISDSEFPIGFNLLQAKDADEKNRIVSGVVTTFQKLFAHSRGPRLEYILRNVLLTLIDYPNATIMHILRILTDKNFREEVIKHTSDGMILKFWRDEYDKWDERQKQEAMGPITNKIGQFLSSAVVRNIFGQPKSKLNLREAMDSGKIILINLSKGKIGEDNASMIGSLLVTKFQIDAMSRADIRPEDRRPFYLYIDEFQNFATDSFATILSEARKYKLSLIMANQYTSQLLETIRDAIFGNIGSIFSFTIGYDDAKVIANQFKEMVSTNDLISLPRFTAYTRMMINGVTSDPFSMKTMPLPTPEGSLEQTKKIIEQSRQRYAMPKSELEALLDAWQKKTFSPAEKVAFRSSLEGKGIQSYIIDEFFASGEDDRNLWYKEYQTKNERISNNVVVSNEQGIVNNTDQNNPVIAIQEPIHNQGTANNNQSVINNPQTPNATMQQFSIDNIVLGQAYEGYIKLQFNYGLFITVKGVEGLLHKGSIITPDAVNRKKYFNIGDPITVIAQEFKEINGERRVVWTMKG from the coding sequence ATGAATTCATGATGAGCAAACACAACACAGTGATCTCTTGTATTTCTTCAGATCAAACCACTGAGAGAAAATGAACGTTGAATCGATTATCGATTAACTTTTTTAAGAAATATTTCCCCATTATCAGGAACCGTACAGTTTTTCGTAAGTGGAAATAATACTAATATACAGCTCTTTATAGCTTGCGATCGTAAAAACCTTGCATTTATTGAAAATATGTTTTATGCGTCATATCCTGATTCTGAACTCATCATTGTAAGCCAAGCACCAACAATAGCACATGAATATCTTTCTTTTACAAAACAAACAACTTTCAGAGATACTGATAGCTATGTACAGTGAGGAACCTATAAAAGTCCATTTCATGATCTGCTTTCTCTGTTCAATACGGTAGACGTAAAAAGCAAACTTACTCTTCATTTTACTCTACAATTTAAAAAAGAAAAATCATCATTAGATAAAGCAATCGAAATAACCAAAAAAGTATTATTTTGAGGGAAGAAAAAAGAATCTGGAGAAGAAAAAAACACTGTTGTTATAGAAAGTATTGAAAAAATCAAACCAGAACTATGGTGAAGAATAGGGATAGCAATATCGAGTTCTGACCTCGTTATGAAAAATGCTATTAGAGATCAATTTTCTCTTTCACTAAAGTCATTTATGACGGATGGGAAAGCAATATTTAAGACAACACCTACACCATTCATCCCACTTCTTCGTAGTCAGATCACAAATTTTTTTCATATTCCTACGATGCAACACTTTACGAAAGCACTTGATTATGCTGTGTATCGTAAACTCCCCTATCCGTACCCACTTCCCACTGAAGCAAACACATCTAAAGATGAATTTACTCTTATCGGGACAACGGACTATCGTAACGATAAAATTCCTTTTGGAATGATTGAAGAAGATAAGTTCCGTCATATGTATATTGTAGGGAAAACGGGGACAGGTAAATCTACCTATCTATCTAATCTTATCGCTAATGATATTAAAAATGGTAAAGGAATAGGACTTCTTGACCCACATGGAGAGTTAGTAGAGACAGTGTTAGAACATATTCCAAGTCATCGTACCAATGATGTGATTCTTTTTGATATTTCAGATAGCGAATTTCCGATCTGATTCAATCTCCTCCAAGCTAAAGATGCAGATGAAAAAAATCGTATCGTATCAGGGGTTGTAACTACTTTTCAGAAACTCTTTGCTCATAGTCGATGACCTAGATTAGAATATATTCTCAGAAATGTGTTACTTACTCTTATTGATTACCCAAATGCCACCATCATGCATATTCTGAGAATACTGACAGATAAAAATTTCCGTGAAGAAGTCATCAAACATACCAGTGATGGTATGATATTAAAATTCTGGAGAGATGAATATGATAAGTGGGATGAAAGACAAAAACAAGAAGCGATGTGACCTATTACGAATAAAATTGGACAATTTCTCTCTTCTGCTGTTGTAAGAAATATTTTTGGACAACCAAAATCTAAACTCAATCTCAGAGAAGCTATGGATAGTGGTAAAATTATTCTTATTAATCTTTCGAAAGGTAAAATCGGTGAAGATAATGCATCCATGATTGGATCGCTCTTGGTGACAAAATTCCAGATTGATGCCATGTCGAGAGCTGATATAAGACCAGAAGATAGAAGACCTTTCTATTTGTATATCGATGAGTTCCAAAACTTTGCAACAGATTCATTTGCTACGATTCTTTCTGAAGCTAGAAAATATAAGCTCTCACTCATTATGGCCAATCAGTATACGAGTCAACTTTTGGAAACTATTCGTGATGCTATTTTTGGTAATATTGGTTCCATATTCTCCTTTACGATTGGTTATGACGATGCTAAAGTGATTGCAAACCAATTCAAAGAAATGGTAAGTACCAATGATCTTATCTCGCTACCAAGATTTACTGCCTATACGAGAATGATGATCAATGGAGTCACATCAGATCCATTTTCGATGAAAACTATGCCACTACCGACCCCAGAGTGATCTCTTGAACAAACCAAAAAAATCATAGAACAATCCAGACAAAGATATGCTATGCCCAAATCGGAACTCGAAGCTTTACTAGATGCCTGGCAGAAAAAAACCTTTTCACCTGCAGAGAAAGTCGCCTTTCGTAGTTCATTAGAAGGCAAAGGCATACAAAGTTATATTATTGATGAGTTTTTTGCGAGCGGAGAAGATGATCGAAATCTTTGGTATAAAGAATATCAAACCAAAAATGAAAGGATATCAAACAATGTAGTAGTGAGCAATGAACAGTGAATAGTGAATAATACTGATCAAAATAATCCTGTAATTGCTATACAAGAACCAATCCACAACCAATGAACAGCAAACAATAATCAATCTGTAATCAATAATCCACAAACGCCTAATGCAACAATGCAACAATTTTCAATAGACAATATTGTACTTGGACAAGCATATGAATGATATATCAAACTCCAGTTTAATTATGGACTCTTCATAACAGTGAAAGGAGTAGAATGACTTCTTCATAAAGGATCTATTATAACACCTGATGCGGTCAATCGAAAAAAATATTTTAATATAGGAGATCCGATCACCGTCATCGCTCAAGAATTTAAAGAAATTAATGGAGAAAGAAGAGTTGTCTGGACTATGAAGGGATAA
- a CDS encoding Cysteine-rich secretory protein family protein translates to MNYKYMLLSFLTLFFMPLFSYAESIESRIDTIYTSLESYVHERISTIPLQSMKPKQEKRIWKRLELSLLKKIKFGDESEKLLYQGIWSKVIERNSATISMSTSDLVQQRSVINAINAVRNASDLNSLNYNSRLTQAAYRHALDLSEHFPYDADGDGSREIIGHVGTDGTRVLQRAYDAGYYYSFLGENIAYNQVLPSQVLADWMDSPTHYDNIVAPKAVDIGVAKVGPYWVMVIGAEGNK, encoded by the coding sequence ATGAATTATAAATATATGTTATTGAGTTTTCTTACTCTATTCTTTATGCCATTGTTTTCTTATGCAGAAAGTATAGAAAGCCGTATCGATACTATTTATACTTCATTAGAGTCATATGTTCATGAGAGGATTTCTACAATACCATTACAGAGTATGAAACCTAAGCAAGAAAAAAGAATATGGAAGCGTTTAGAACTTTCTTTGCTTAAGAAGATCAAGTTTGGAGATGAATCAGAAAAATTACTCTATCAATGAATATGGTCTAAGGTTATAGAAAGAAATAGTGCGACTATTTCTATGTCTACTTCTGATCTTGTACAGCAACGATCTGTTATCAATGCAATCAATGCAGTAAGAAATGCTTCTGATCTTAATTCCTTGAACTATAATAGTCGTCTTACACAAGCTGCCTATCGTCATGCGCTAGACTTATCTGAACATTTCCCTTATGATGCAGATGGTGATGGAAGTAGAGAAATTATCTGACATGTAGGTACTGACGGTACAAGAGTATTACAGAGAGCGTATGATGCAGGATATTACTATTCTTTTCTTGGTGAGAATATAGCATACAATCAAGTACTACCATCACAAGTATTGGCAGATTGGATGGACAGTCCCACACATTATGATAACATTGTTGCTCCTAAAGCAGTTGATATTGGAGTTGCTAAGGTAGGACCATATTGGGTTATGGTCATAGGAGCTGAATGAAATAAGTAA
- the mutL gene encoding DNA mismatch repair protein MutL — MSIKLLPDIVINRLKAGEVVERPSSVIKELVENSLDAQATKISIDIHDGGKSLIIIQDNGTGIDMSDSKLVLHRYATSKIDSDEDLDTLGSYGFRGEALASIAEVSTLSLESITAGHQLGFRIEKNHNSTSIDHISLPFDHGTKIIIKNLFENTPVRRKFLKSSQTEYFYCYQLCLDFALVRYDIHWVISKNGKIVHDLPPTDDIQSRIVQIFKKDRAQQLRPINFDQSNLTINGIISDSTLTFGSNEYCKIYVNGRPIQDRAIQKAIMDGYHRQIHHGEYPLAIIAIDIAPHLVDVNVHPRKIQVKFVDPGIVFTNVRDIIVQSLGENKTFHGEHKPVIMRSATSILGVKNEASHTHIQSSLFTTETQQEQQGAQVFIKEDYIESTPQFYNTTEYKIVGQIRDSYIIVQHVDGLRYIDQHALAERIAFEKLKKNISDGNYSSTTLLNPISIQLPAHQDSQIISDQLNTLKFETTVRGDHSLIIYKVPQFLVDYTIDIEKIVRHLISENGELSDTHDANLGITNILDSIFATRACKTSIKANHRLSLLEMQQLVNDGFEFIPGGFVCQHGRPFVIDIDKKQIDTMFDR; from the coding sequence ATGTCCATCAAACTCCTCCCAGATATTGTCATCAATAGACTCAAAGCATGAGAAGTCGTCGAAAGACCTTCATCAGTGATCAAAGAACTTGTAGAAAACTCACTGGACGCACAAGCGACGAAAATATCTATCGATATTCACGATGGAGGAAAATCTCTCATCATCATCCAAGATAATGGAACTGGTATTGATATGAGTGATAGTAAACTCGTCCTCCACAGGTATGCAACGAGCAAAATAGACTCTGATGAAGATCTGGATACTCTAGGGAGCTATGGATTTCGTGGAGAAGCATTAGCAAGTATAGCTGAAGTATCTACTTTATCATTAGAAAGTATCACTGCCTGACATCAACTCGGTTTTCGTATAGAGAAAAACCATAATTCTACAAGTATAGATCATATATCACTTCCTTTTGACCATGGGACAAAAATCATCATCAAAAACCTCTTCGAAAATACACCCGTTCGTAGAAAATTCCTCAAATCCAGTCAGACAGAATACTTTTATTGTTATCAGTTATGTTTAGATTTTGCTTTAGTGAGATATGATATTCACTGGGTGATTTCAAAAAATGGTAAAATAGTCCATGACCTCCCTCCTACTGATGATATTCAGTCGAGAATAGTACAGATTTTCAAAAAAGATCGAGCACAACAACTTCGTCCGATAAATTTTGATCAGTCCAATCTCACGATCAATGGAATTATAAGTGATAGTACCCTTACCTTCTGATCCAATGAATACTGTAAAATCTACGTCAATGGCCGTCCTATCCAAGATAGAGCTATCCAAAAAGCGATTATGGATGGATATCATAGGCAGATTCATCATGGTGAATATCCACTTGCCATCATTGCGATCGATATTGCTCCCCATCTCGTTGACGTCAATGTTCATCCTCGTAAAATTCAGGTTAAATTTGTCGATCCTGGTATCGTTTTTACTAACGTTCGTGATATCATTGTTCAATCTCTTGGAGAGAATAAAACTTTTCATGGTGAACATAAGCCTGTCATTATGCGCAGTGCAACAAGTATTCTTGGAGTAAAAAACGAAGCAAGCCATACACATATACAATCATCACTCTTTACTACAGAAACACAACAAGAACAACAGTGAGCACAAGTTTTCATCAAAGAAGATTATATCGAATCTACACCACAATTCTACAACACTACCGAATACAAAATTGTCGGTCAGATTCGAGATAGCTATATCATCGTCCAACATGTAGATGGATTACGGTATATCGATCAGCATGCCTTAGCGGAGAGAATAGCTTTTGAAAAGCTAAAAAAGAATATTTCTGACGGTAATTATAGTAGTACTACCCTTCTCAATCCAATCAGTATTCAACTTCCTGCCCACCAAGATAGTCAGATTATCTCTGACCAACTCAACACACTCAAATTTGAAACAACCGTCCGATGAGATCATAGTCTGATTATTTACAAAGTCCCGCAATTCCTCGTAGATTATACGATCGATATCGAGAAGATCGTGAGACATCTTATCAGTGAAAATGGAGAACTATCTGACACTCATGATGCAAATCTTGGCATCACCAATATCCTCGACAGTATTTTCGCCACTCGTGCTTGTAAAACATCGATCAAAGCAAATCACAGACTTTCACTCCTTGAGATGCAACAACTGGTCAACGATGGATTTGAATTTATTCCTTGATGATTCGTCTGCCAACACGGACGCCCTTTTGTGATTGATATTGATAAAAAACAGATTGATACGATGTTTGATAGATAG